TCGATACCGTCTTTGTTACGCTTAAAGTCGACAACTCGGTATAGACGTTTAGCCCCTCCACCACGGTGACGGCAGGAAATGTGACCTAAATTATCACGACCACCTGAACTTTTTTTGAAAAATGACAGCTTTTTATTTGGCCGTACACTTTTCCTAGTTCTTTTTCCCGATAACTCTCCTTGCCTGGTTAGCTCATCAAAAGCCGGAAGAACCAACTGTCTAGTCCCTGGAGTTACTGGCTTAAACTTTTTAAACATGTTTTTCTTCCCTCTAATAGATTACCCGATAGAATGGCCTTCATAGAAGGTCACAACTGCCTTCTTAAATCCTGCAGTCTTTCCTTTTCGTTTTCCACGAAACATTCGGGCTGGCTGAGGCTTCACACATATCGTGTTTACACTTTTAACTTTTACTTTTTTATCTGCATAAATAGATTCCAAAGCTTGAGCAATTAAAGGCTTAGTGGCATCGCAAGATACAACAAATGTATATTTTGGATGCTTACAGAAACTACCTTTCTTTTTGCCCTCACCATTCCCAAGACTCAAACCTTCTAAAGTTTTAGCCTTCTCGGTTACATAATGCCGTTTGACTACATCATAAGGATCTTTCATGTCCTAATTTTCCCTTTTAATCTTTCGTTCCAGAAATAAGATGCCCGGAAAGTCCTTTCAGAGCCTTTTCGGAAATCACTACATTGTGGGCAGAGGCTAGATCGTATCCATTGATATTCATTGCATACGCAAAACCACGTACAGCTGATAAATTTCGCAAACTTAATCTTAAACCTTCATTGTTTTGAGCATGATCTAGATCATCAATGAAAAGAATTCCACGACACTCCACATTACAAGATTTTAAAAATCTTAAAGCTTCTTTTGTCTTTGGAGAGGATAAACTACTTGTGAATACGCTATCATCAGCCACAATCAATCGATTTGTCTGAATCTTTTGAGACAGCAACAAACGAATCGCCGCTCTTTTTTCTTTTCTATTAATACGAACATGTTGATCAAACTTAGGCTTGGGACCGAAAACAATGCCCCCTCCACGAAACTGAGGAGAAGCCAAACACCCTTGACGGGCATTTCCTGTGCCTTTCTGTCTAAAAGGCTTTTTAGTAGAATGACTAACTTCTGAACGATTTCTCGTGCATGCGGACCACTGTCTCTTGTTAGCTCGAATGGCCACAAGATAGTCTTTCACTAGTTGAAGTCCATTTCCTTCTTGAGCAAAAAAGGCGTCTGGTAATTCAACCTCTCCCGTTTTACTCCCAGAAAAATCAAACTTTGATAATAAAACCATTAGAACCTCT
This DNA window, taken from Chlamydia sp. 04-14, encodes the following:
- a CDS encoding 50S ribosomal protein L23, with amino-acid sequence MKDPYDVVKRHYVTEKAKTLEGLSLGNGEGKKKGSFCKHPKYTFVVSCDATKPLIAQALESIYADKKVKVKSVNTICVKPQPARMFRGKRKGKTAGFKKAVVTFYEGHSIG
- the rplD gene encoding 50S ribosomal protein L4, whose product is MVLLSKFDFSGSKTGEVELPDAFFAQEGNGLQLVKDYLVAIRANKRQWSACTRNRSEVSHSTKKPFRQKGTGNARQGCLASPQFRGGGIVFGPKPKFDQHVRINRKEKRAAIRLLLSQKIQTNRLIVADDSVFTSSLSSPKTKEALRFLKSCNVECRGILFIDDLDHAQNNEGLRLSLRNLSAVRGFAYAMNINGYDLASAHNVVISEKALKGLSGHLISGTKD